The following proteins are encoded in a genomic region of Paenibacillus sp. FSL H3-0469:
- a CDS encoding O-antigen ligase family protein produces MINENFLILIFFLMVFKFTPRSFIGDQWANTITEIFIFLSLIVMGFVNMKFRYNLNKVAWMLLTLIFLSQLLWIRLYFGFQIDVKEQFNWLLYFLLYVVIVNILKNNNLDKKRIFNCFSLIIILNIAISLLSYMNESLFNIFNVLFETSKTAIIGSTYQRFSGTFSNPNFFGVFFSVIGSFVIIKLLNEKKKKISHLLYLFVIIYLINISGSRSALISFVFLSVLVLFISFFLNEKKSISLKNLSIFFLIIASVFLTSFLLTTNLDTLTFSNLNTRFFNYENIKVNFVGRINMTQGALDFFVKNPLMGVGPENDAYSSIDNQYGKLLMESGVLVFLLFLILLFYLLITRFRLFREEKDDLEKKVYFFTFITTVALIINMFGAAIFSVTQLTSLYFFLLALNKR; encoded by the coding sequence TTGATCAATGAAAATTTTCTGATTTTAATATTTTTTCTTATGGTTTTTAAATTTACCCCACGTAGTTTTATAGGAGATCAATGGGCTAATACAATTACAGAGATATTTATATTCCTTAGTCTTATAGTTATGGGTTTTGTTAATATGAAGTTCAGGTATAATTTGAATAAAGTCGCATGGATGTTATTGACTTTAATATTCTTATCCCAGTTGTTATGGATAAGATTATATTTTGGATTTCAAATAGATGTTAAAGAACAGTTTAATTGGTTACTATATTTTTTATTATATGTAGTTATCGTAAATATACTAAAAAATAATAATCTTGATAAAAAACGTATATTTAACTGTTTTAGTTTAATTATTATATTAAATATAGCTATTTCGTTGTTATCTTATATGAATGAAAGTCTCTTTAATATCTTTAATGTTTTATTCGAAACATCTAAAACAGCTATTATTGGTAGTACATATCAGCGATTTTCAGGAACTTTTTCAAATCCTAATTTTTTCGGAGTGTTTTTTTCGGTTATTGGTTCATTTGTAATTATAAAATTATTAAATGAAAAAAAGAAAAAAATTTCACATTTATTATATCTATTTGTGATTATATATTTAATTAATATAAGTGGATCAAGAAGTGCTTTAATATCGTTTGTTTTCTTAAGTGTTTTAGTCTTATTTATATCTTTTTTCTTAAATGAAAAGAAAAGTATCAGTTTGAAAAACTTAAGTATATTCTTTTTAATAATAGCAAGTGTCTTCTTAACTTCTTTTTTGTTAACAACAAATTTAGATACCTTGACATTTAGTAATTTGAATACAAGATTTTTTAATTATGAAAATATTAAAGTGAATTTTGTAGGACGAATTAATATGACACAAGGGGCTTTGGATTTTTTTGTGAAAAATCCTTTAATGGGTGTAGGACCAGAAAATGATGCATATAGTTCGATTGATAACCAATATGGGAAGTTATTAATGGAGTCAGGAGTTCTGGTTTTTTTATTATTTTTAATTCTTTTGTTCTATTTGCTAATTACAAGGTTCCGTTTATTCCGAGAGGAAAAAGATGATTTAGAGAAAAAAGTGTATTTTTTCACGTTTATTACGACAGTAGCACTTATAATAAATATGTTTGGAGCTGCAATTTTTTCAGTAACACAATTAACATCGTTGTATTTTTTTCTGTTAGCCCTTAACAAAAGATAA
- a CDS encoding glycosyltransferase family 2 protein: MGNFITVIIPLYNKEKYIEKTIMSILNQTYKHYEIIIIDDMSTDNGYLKACQVQQSGKARDSSFKVYQNEINKGVSYTRNKGIEIANGDYIFFLDADDEISDENLFKSINVFIEKYGAHYILLTRNYYGKVLKPSPHLTGNIDELETDFYKIREKELFAEENNFPFGGSGSAVLSVKCIKNARFDQNEPLFEDWLFFMSIYLITEVFYYSKDTIFINYDKNSTFKTNTNKSELSKIPSLYWLLNQNEKNNKLRKRFFWIWLKGDITKNKNREYIKGLYLSNKKFFIKNFQLNKYSIYSMLMITLYIIKKDR, encoded by the coding sequence ATGGGGAATTTTATAACCGTGATTATACCGCTTTATAATAAAGAAAAATATATAGAAAAAACTATAATGAGTATTTTGAATCAAACGTATAAACATTATGAAATTATTATAATTGATGATATGAGTACTGATAATGGATACCTAAAAGCATGTCAAGTTCAGCAATCAGGGAAAGCTAGAGATAGCTCATTTAAAGTATATCAAAATGAAATTAATAAAGGCGTAAGTTATACAAGAAATAAAGGAATTGAAATAGCAAATGGAGATTACATATTTTTTTTAGATGCTGATGATGAAATTAGTGATGAAAATCTATTCAAAAGTATAAATGTTTTTATAGAAAAATATGGAGCTCATTATATTTTATTAACAAGAAATTATTATGGGAAAGTATTAAAACCAAGCCCACATTTAACAGGTAATATTGATGAACTAGAGACGGATTTTTATAAAATAAGAGAGAAAGAACTATTTGCTGAAGAAAATAATTTTCCATTTGGAGGAAGTGGGTCTGCAGTTCTTTCAGTGAAATGTATTAAGAATGCACGATTTGATCAAAATGAACCACTTTTTGAAGATTGGCTTTTTTTTATGAGTATTTATTTAATAACTGAAGTTTTTTATTATTCTAAAGATACTATATTTATTAATTATGATAAAAACTCTACTTTTAAGACAAACACCAACAAGAGCGAATTGTCTAAAATACCTTCCCTCTATTGGTTGCTAAATCAAAATGAGAAAAATAATAAATTGAGAAAAAGGTTTTTTTGGATATGGTTGAAAGGTGACATTACAAAAAATAAAAATCGTGAATATATTAAAGGATTATATCTATCAAATAAAAAGTTCTTTATTAAAAATTTTCAGCTTAATAAGTATTCCATTTATAGCATGTTAATGATCACTTTATATATTATTAAAAAAGATAGGTGA
- a CDS encoding glycosyltransferase family 2 protein — protein sequence MVTICLVLLNYNGTEDTIDCIESIEKTDHSGINLKVVVIDNNSKNENIINLENYLKENQKYHPDIFDEKSKYFLLKSNLNIGFAAGNNKAIRFAEEYFEVDYYLLLNNDTILEKNSITELLKGFSEENVGAASGLIIENSTKSKVWYAGGHISRLRAKGVHYHYGKNYNELNLKKQNTRFLSGCYVMFKREALINIQLLNERYFFGTEEYDYSIKLTKFGYRLKFVPDSKIYHKVKIMDGNGSSHNIRDLIYVYNSMRNKYILTVSNEGYLVAKIWEGLSRLYIKFVLFKRLEKKYNNTIYNNKLKKMLYEYYKGNLNKKFVDNKEFNEVKMELTKKVNV from the coding sequence ATGGTAACTATTTGTTTAGTTCTTCTAAATTACAATGGTACTGAGGATACAATAGATTGTATAGAAAGCATAGAAAAAACTGATCATAGTGGTATTAACTTAAAAGTCGTTGTTATAGACAATAATAGCAAAAATGAAAATATTATCAATTTAGAAAATTATTTAAAAGAAAACCAAAAATATCACCCAGATATCTTTGATGAAAAAAGTAAATATTTTTTATTGAAAAGTAATTTAAATATAGGTTTTGCTGCAGGGAATAACAAAGCCATCAGATTTGCCGAAGAGTATTTTGAAGTAGATTACTATCTTCTTCTTAATAATGATACCATTTTAGAGAAAAATAGTATTACTGAATTGTTGAAAGGATTTTCTGAGGAAAATGTCGGTGCTGCATCAGGATTAATAATTGAAAATTCAACAAAATCAAAAGTTTGGTACGCAGGAGGTCATATTTCTAGACTAAGAGCAAAAGGGGTTCATTACCATTATGGAAAAAATTATAATGAATTAAACTTAAAAAAACAAAATACTAGGTTTCTTTCTGGATGTTATGTAATGTTTAAAAGGGAAGCATTAATTAATATTCAACTTTTAAATGAAAGATACTTCTTTGGGACTGAAGAATATGATTATAGTATTAAATTGACTAAATTCGGCTATAGGCTAAAGTTTGTACCTGATTCGAAAATATATCATAAAGTTAAAATAATGGATGGAAATGGATCAAGTCACAATATAAGAGATCTCATCTACGTGTACAATAGCATGAGAAATAAATATATTCTTACAGTATCTAATGAAGGTTATTTAGTAGCTAAGATATGGGAGGGGCTGTCGAGGTTGTATATTAAATTTGTTCTTTTTAAGAGGTTGGAGAAAAAATACAATAATACAATTTATAATAATAAACTTAAAAAGATGTTATATGAATATTATAAAGGTAACTTGAATAAGAAATTTGTTGATAATAAAGAATTTAATGAGGTAAAGATGGAATTAACCAAAAAAGTTAACGTTTAA
- a CDS encoding glycosyltransferase family 4 protein, whose amino-acid sequence MATVLILANSDIGLYNFRKELIQKLLQTHQVYISLPDGNNISSLKKMGCNFIDTPVNRRGINPLDDLKLFLKYGRMLKKIKPDVVLSYTIKPNVYGGIGCRLRKIPFIPNITGLGSAIENESFIKKITLFLYRISLKRAECVFFQNNENKDFFVKNKIVSKNYKVIPGSGVNLNQFRILEYPSYDKKVNFLFIARIMKEKGIDEYLKAAEYIKGKYPNTVFHVLGFCEEDYERKLKEMQDKGVILYHGMQSDILEFHKISHCTIHPTYYPEGMSNVLLESAACGKPVITTNRAGCKEIVDPGVSGYIIEEKNSNDLIMKIEMFLELDSNSKMKMGLAGRQRVERDFDREIVIKEYVELIDKISGTAISK is encoded by the coding sequence ATGGCTACTGTTTTAATTTTGGCAAATAGTGATATTGGTTTATATAATTTCAGAAAAGAGTTAATTCAAAAATTACTTCAAACTCATCAAGTATACATTTCTTTACCAGATGGAAATAATATTTCGTCATTAAAAAAGATGGGGTGCAATTTTATTGATACTCCTGTCAATAGAAGAGGAATCAACCCTCTAGATGATCTGAAATTATTTTTAAAATATGGACGTATGCTTAAAAAAATTAAGCCTGATGTTGTGCTATCTTACACTATTAAACCTAATGTATATGGAGGAATCGGATGTAGACTCAGAAAAATTCCTTTTATACCTAATATAACTGGTCTAGGTTCAGCAATAGAAAACGAAAGTTTCATTAAAAAAATCACATTATTTCTTTATAGAATCTCATTAAAAAGAGCCGAATGTGTGTTTTTTCAAAATAATGAGAATAAGGATTTCTTTGTGAAAAACAAAATTGTTTCAAAAAATTACAAGGTTATCCCGGGATCTGGAGTGAATTTAAATCAATTTCGAATTTTAGAATATCCATCATATGATAAGAAAGTGAACTTTTTATTTATAGCTCGAATAATGAAAGAGAAGGGGATAGACGAGTATTTAAAAGCAGCAGAATACATAAAAGGTAAATATCCTAACACTGTTTTTCATGTGTTAGGCTTTTGCGAAGAAGATTATGAAAGGAAACTTAAGGAGATGCAGGATAAGGGGGTTATTTTATATCATGGTATGCAAAGTGATATTTTAGAATTTCATAAAATATCTCATTGTACCATTCATCCTACGTATTATCCGGAAGGGATGTCAAATGTTTTGCTTGAAAGTGCTGCTTGTGGAAAACCTGTAATAACTACAAATAGAGCAGGTTGTAAAGAAATTGTAGATCCGGGGGTAAGTGGATATATAATTGAAGAAAAAAACAGCAATGATTTGATAATGAAAATAGAAATGTTTTTGGAATTAGATTCTAATTCAAAAATGAAAATGGGGTTAGCTGGAAGACAAAGGGTTGAGCGAGATTTTGATAGGGAAATTGTAATTAAAGAATATGTGGAATTAATTGATAAAATTAGTGGAACTGCGATTTCGAAATAA
- a CDS encoding DegT/DnrJ/EryC1/StrS family aminotransferase — protein sequence MQERIYLSPPHMSGNEMKYIQEAFDSNWIAPLGTNVDKFEEEICDYVGMEHGLALSSGTAGIHLALKYFGVGPGDYVFCSDLTFAGSCNPILYQYANPVFIDSEPETWNMSPTALEKAFEWAKNENKMPKAVIIVDLYGQSADYDALLPICEHYGVPVIEDAAEALGASYKGKKCGSFGHIGIFSFNGNKIITTSGGGMIVSNDEEAIKKMRFWATQSREPAKHYEHKEVGYNYRMSNICAGIGRGQLENLNMRIESKKKIRDFYINSLKDFPIEFIPIPDNSDSNYWLTVMLLRSNATVKPFDIIGKLEEGNIESRPVWKPMSLQPLFNESGFFSHSEKEFVGERLFKLGVCLPSGSTLNEVQLNLITKLISEELGS from the coding sequence ATGCAGGAACGTATTTATTTGTCACCTCCACATATGAGTGGAAATGAAATGAAATACATACAGGAGGCATTCGATAGTAACTGGATAGCCCCTTTAGGTACTAACGTTGATAAGTTCGAAGAAGAGATTTGTGACTATGTTGGCATGGAGCATGGGCTTGCCTTGTCATCAGGTACAGCAGGAATTCACCTGGCACTGAAATACTTTGGGGTAGGTCCTGGTGATTATGTATTCTGTTCAGATTTAACTTTTGCAGGAAGCTGTAATCCGATTCTTTACCAGTATGCGAATCCGGTATTCATTGATTCCGAACCGGAAACTTGGAATATGTCACCCACAGCTTTAGAAAAAGCATTTGAATGGGCCAAAAACGAAAATAAAATGCCGAAGGCAGTTATTATAGTAGATTTATATGGTCAAAGCGCAGATTATGATGCATTACTTCCGATCTGTGAGCATTATGGTGTGCCCGTAATAGAGGATGCAGCAGAAGCACTTGGAGCTTCATATAAAGGAAAGAAATGCGGCTCATTTGGTCACATTGGTATCTTTTCATTTAATGGGAACAAGATTATCACTACCTCTGGCGGTGGAATGATTGTTTCTAATGACGAAGAGGCTATTAAAAAGATGCGCTTCTGGGCGACACAGTCTAGAGAGCCAGCGAAGCATTATGAGCATAAAGAGGTAGGATACAATTACCGGATGTCTAATATTTGTGCTGGGATTGGGCGGGGGCAGCTGGAGAATTTAAACATGCGCATTGAATCGAAAAAGAAGATTAGAGATTTTTACATTAATTCACTCAAGGATTTTCCAATAGAGTTTATTCCTATTCCTGATAACAGCGATTCTAACTACTGGCTGACAGTAATGTTGTTAAGATCAAACGCAACTGTTAAACCCTTTGATATTATTGGGAAACTAGAAGAGGGGAATATAGAATCAAGACCTGTTTGGAAACCAATGAGTCTTCAACCGTTGTTTAACGAAAGTGGATTTTTTTCTCACTCAGAAAAAGAGTTTGTAGGAGAAAGGCTATTCAAACTTGGAGTTTGTCTGCCATCTGGAAGTACTCTGAACGAAGTACAACTGAATTTAATTACTAAACTTATTTCAGAAGAGTTAGGAAGTTAA
- a CDS encoding acetyltransferase, protein MGKLLILGAGGHGKVVAETAMLTGLWDEIAFLDNDSTLNRVIGIPVIGTFDTYHNHKETYSNAIVAIGNNHNRLTWLTTLEQAGYKIPVIIHPSSILSGFCEIESGTVVLAGVVVNANARIAKGCILNTSSTIDHDCVIGNGVHISPGTNISGTVTINDFSWLGVGSKIVNNITIGSNVIVAAGAVVINDIPDSVMVAGVPAQTKKCFGDES, encoded by the coding sequence TTGGGAAAGTTATTGATCTTGGGGGCTGGAGGACATGGTAAGGTTGTCGCAGAAACAGCTATGCTTACTGGTCTATGGGACGAGATAGCTTTTTTGGACAATGATAGTACTCTTAATAGGGTGATAGGGATTCCTGTTATTGGAACTTTCGATACTTATCATAACCATAAAGAGACATATTCTAATGCGATCGTTGCCATCGGGAATAATCACAATAGGTTGACTTGGCTTACTACACTTGAACAAGCAGGCTACAAAATCCCTGTAATAATTCATCCCTCCAGCATATTAAGTGGATTCTGTGAAATTGAGTCCGGTACTGTAGTTCTCGCGGGTGTTGTGGTCAATGCAAACGCTAGGATCGCAAAGGGATGCATCCTTAATACTTCAAGTACTATTGATCATGATTGTGTGATAGGGAATGGGGTACATATTTCTCCTGGCACCAATATTAGCGGAACAGTTACAATTAATGATTTCTCTTGGCTAGGTGTAGGGTCGAAAATTGTAAATAATATCACTATAGGCTCCAATGTGATTGTTGCCGCTGGCGCTGTAGTAATTAATGATATTCCTGATAGTGTAATGGTAGCAGGCGTACCAGCACAAACAAAAAAATGCTTTGGAGATGAATCGTAA
- a CDS encoding sugar transferase — MRPYVVVKRVVDWLIACVLVVLSSPFMIAAIIAVKISSKGPVLFKQKRPGKNCKIFTVYKFRTMSLETDELGELLPDIQRMTKVGSFLRKTSIDELPQLFNILKGDMSFIGPRPLLVKYLEYYTPEQNRRHEVTPGISGWAQVNGRNTISWEEKFDYDVWYVDHINLKLDMKIFWKTVKNVLIREGVNNSQTDTMPVFTGGKTFES, encoded by the coding sequence ATGAGGCCATACGTAGTAGTAAAAAGGGTTGTTGATTGGCTCATTGCATGTGTGCTTGTTGTATTAAGTTCCCCCTTTATGATAGCAGCAATTATAGCTGTGAAGATTAGCTCTAAGGGGCCTGTCTTGTTTAAGCAAAAACGCCCAGGGAAAAACTGCAAAATCTTCACGGTTTACAAGTTTAGGACAATGTCTTTAGAGACGGATGAGCTCGGAGAGCTTTTGCCCGATATTCAAAGAATGACTAAGGTAGGTTCTTTTTTGCGTAAGACGAGCATTGACGAACTGCCCCAGTTGTTTAACATTCTTAAGGGGGATATGAGCTTCATAGGACCGCGTCCTCTGCTAGTCAAATATCTTGAATATTATACGCCTGAACAAAACCGTAGACATGAAGTTACACCAGGGATATCAGGATGGGCTCAAGTGAATGGAAGAAACACAATCAGCTGGGAAGAAAAGTTTGATTATGATGTTTGGTATGTTGATCATATTAATTTAAAGCTCGATATGAAAATTTTCTGGAAAACGGTTAAGAATGTTTTGATTAGAGAAGGGGTTAACAATTCTCAGACAGATACGATGCCAGTCTTTACTGGTGGCAAGACATTTGAAAGTTGA
- a CDS encoding stalk domain-containing protein, with the protein MFKIKIPAAALLSVALMGCEPLTASAPVTTVAAATPVATTTAAPIKASNSIKVQNVDVTMLFDGVALQPPAGQHVFMYNNTTYVPLRFMSYALQKSVSWDAKNLKVTVAEPSSSEMVVIKEYLMNATSSPSFAAKNITLNNVNASYVFSGSTKALPKGQSSYLLNGSIYVPLRFLSESAGNSISWNSKTKTITANSKNYEENTASAKPTDKGTSPSASATPAPAATPAAEPGGAAGGSGAAGTGSGKVSYESITSETEAKLNALKSQSTSTLFGIALEYVNATDAATKQSIKAKGIEQLASFKASFNSIIADAEQKLNTNGYSTAIIAQYRAAFEAELDNGRAAAEGLGK; encoded by the coding sequence ATGTTCAAGATCAAGATTCCCGCAGCAGCACTTCTGAGCGTAGCCTTAATGGGCTGTGAGCCTCTGACAGCATCGGCTCCAGTTACCACCGTAGCAGCTGCTACCCCTGTAGCAACTACAACAGCAGCGCCTATCAAAGCATCCAATTCTATCAAAGTTCAGAATGTGGATGTAACCATGCTATTCGATGGTGTTGCACTACAGCCGCCAGCTGGACAACATGTGTTCATGTACAATAACACTACCTATGTTCCTTTGCGCTTCATGTCTTATGCCTTGCAGAAGAGCGTGAGCTGGGATGCCAAGAATCTGAAGGTAACCGTAGCTGAGCCAAGCAGCTCAGAGATGGTAGTCATCAAGGAATACCTGATGAATGCGACTTCCAGTCCTTCTTTTGCAGCTAAGAATATTACCCTCAACAACGTTAATGCAAGTTATGTATTTAGCGGGAGCACCAAGGCGTTACCCAAAGGACAGTCCAGTTACCTGTTGAACGGCTCCATCTATGTCCCCCTAAGATTCTTATCGGAATCTGCAGGAAATTCCATTAGCTGGAATTCGAAAACAAAAACCATCACTGCAAATTCCAAGAACTACGAAGAAAATACAGCTTCTGCGAAACCAACCGACAAGGGAACTAGTCCATCTGCAAGTGCAACACCGGCACCAGCAGCAACCCCAGCGGCTGAACCAGGTGGAGCAGCAGGCGGTTCAGGAGCGGCAGGAACAGGGTCGGGTAAGGTTTCTTATGAGAGTATCACTAGTGAGACTGAGGCGAAGTTAAATGCGCTAAAATCACAAAGTACTTCTACTTTGTTTGGAATTGCTTTGGAATATGTGAATGCTACAGATGCTGCAACTAAGCAAAGTATCAAGGCCAAAGGGATAGAGCAACTAGCTTCTTTTAAAGCCTCATTTAACAGTATAATCGCTGACGCTGAACAAAAACTAAACACTAATGGATATAGCACAGCTATTATTGCTCAGTATAGAGCAGCTTTTGAGGCTGAATTGGATAATGGAAGAGCTGCGGCTGAGGGTTTGGGGAAATAA
- a CDS encoding nucleoside-diphosphate sugar epimerase/dehydratase: protein MTAKTRVLVLFMIDIAIIWFSIVTSYLFRFYNEIPPDYVVQMIVFGMISTAAIGGSLVYFGLYRRMWQYASINEIISVLKAIVVGSVLSFAAAYIILPERVPFSIQIRSMETILLLVGGARFFWRVFRNDRSNNKDTETHTLIVGAGDCGILIAKEMMGPSFASTRLVGFIDDSADKYHLSILGVPVLGNRYDIPRLVKDKEIHEIIIAMPSVSRTQISEIINLAKATGAKLKIIPALNDLIAGKISVKKLRDVSVEDLLGREPIVADMNSILGYVHNKTVLVTGAGGSIGSELCRQIAPFAPDKLMILGHGENSIYTIEMELRKSFPYLEIVTVIADVQDRTRLMDVFQSYKPQVVFHAAAHKHVPLMERNPSEAIKNNVFGTRNVADCADMYGAERFVMISSDKAVNPTSVMGATKRIAEMYVQSLNVASPTKFSAVRFGNVLGSRGSVIPAFKQQIAAGGPVTVTHPEMVRYFMTIPEAVQLVIQSGSFANGGEVFVLDMGAPVKILALAEDLITLSGYEPYKDIDITFSGIREGEKLYEELLTDEENLGSTQHDRIFIGRPNVFTRSQMELEFKRLERVVTEDAEAIREVINQIVPMQPVIQAAIS from the coding sequence ATGACAGCAAAAACCAGAGTGTTGGTCTTATTCATGATCGATATTGCGATCATATGGTTCAGCATCGTGACGTCTTACCTGTTCCGGTTCTACAATGAGATTCCACCGGACTACGTGGTGCAGATGATCGTCTTCGGAATGATCTCAACAGCGGCTATCGGTGGGAGCCTGGTCTACTTCGGGCTGTACCGCAGAATGTGGCAATATGCCAGTATTAACGAGATTATATCCGTCCTCAAAGCTATTGTGGTAGGCTCAGTACTATCTTTTGCAGCAGCCTATATCATTCTGCCGGAGCGTGTACCCTTCAGTATACAAATAAGGTCGATGGAGACGATTCTGTTACTGGTTGGGGGAGCCCGGTTCTTCTGGAGAGTCTTCCGCAATGACCGGAGCAACAATAAGGACACGGAGACTCATACACTTATTGTAGGGGCCGGAGATTGCGGAATTCTAATTGCCAAAGAGATGATGGGTCCGTCCTTCGCAAGCACCCGGCTGGTTGGATTCATTGATGACAGCGCAGATAAATATCACCTGTCCATTCTGGGTGTACCCGTACTGGGTAACCGTTATGACATTCCGCGGCTTGTGAAGGACAAGGAGATTCACGAGATTATTATCGCCATGCCCTCGGTCTCCAGAACCCAAATATCCGAGATTATTAATCTGGCTAAGGCTACAGGCGCGAAGCTGAAGATTATCCCGGCTCTGAATGACCTGATCGCAGGCAAGATCTCTGTCAAGAAGCTCCGCGATGTCAGCGTAGAGGATCTTCTGGGCCGTGAGCCGATTGTTGCAGATATGAACAGTATTCTAGGCTATGTTCATAACAAGACCGTGCTGGTTACGGGCGCGGGCGGTTCGATCGGATCAGAGCTATGCCGCCAGATCGCTCCTTTTGCACCGGACAAGCTGATGATTCTAGGGCACGGTGAGAACAGTATCTATACGATTGAGATGGAGCTGCGCAAGAGCTTCCCTTACCTGGAGATCGTGACCGTGATTGCTGACGTTCAGGACCGAACCCGGTTAATGGATGTATTCCAGAGCTACAAGCCGCAGGTGGTCTTTCATGCGGCAGCACATAAGCACGTTCCTCTGATGGAGCGCAATCCTTCCGAAGCGATCAAGAATAATGTCTTCGGGACACGCAATGTAGCCGACTGTGCAGACATGTATGGTGCAGAGCGCTTCGTGATGATCTCGTCTGACAAGGCCGTGAACCCTACCAGCGTTATGGGGGCTACGAAGCGGATTGCCGAGATGTATGTGCAGAGTCTCAATGTAGCAAGCCCTACCAAGTTCTCTGCGGTACGCTTCGGTAACGTATTAGGCAGCCGGGGCAGTGTCATTCCCGCCTTCAAGCAGCAGATTGCCGCCGGTGGACCTGTCACCGTCACGCATCCAGAGATGGTCCGTTACTTCATGACTATTCCTGAGGCGGTTCAACTGGTGATCCAGTCCGGCTCCTTCGCGAATGGCGGAGAAGTATTTGTCCTGGATATGGGAGCACCGGTTAAGATCCTCGCTCTGGCCGAGGACTTAATCACACTGTCCGGTTATGAGCCTTACAAGGACATCGACATCACCTTCTCAGGCATTCGTGAAGGCGAGAAGCTGTATGAAGAACTGCTGACCGATGAGGAGAACCTGGGTTCTACTCAGCATGACCGGATCTTCATCGGCAGACCTAATGTCTTCACCCGGAGCCAGATGGAGCTTGAATTCAAACGGTTAGAACGGGTGGTCACTGAAGATGCGGAAGCCATCCGTGAAGTGATCAACCAGATCGTACCGATGCAGCCAGTCATCCAGGCAGCCATTAGCTAA
- a CDS encoding CpsD/CapB family tyrosine-protein kinase: MSQQPNKQRHLITVTNPRSPVSEAFRALRTNIDFSSVDEQIQIIMVTSSGPEEGKSTVTANLAAAYAQADKKVLLIDGDLRKPTAHKTFSLSNRYGLSSLLSQQANLSEVIQESGVNNLSLMTSGPIPPNPAEMMASNRMSAVLQELRQLFDVILIDTPPLLAVTDAQIVASKSDGVIMVVSYGKVKRDIAAKAKDNLDRVGAKMLGVVLNNVKRKASEGYYYYYYGN; encoded by the coding sequence ATGTCACAGCAGCCAAATAAACAGCGCCATCTGATCACCGTGACCAACCCGCGTTCGCCGGTATCTGAGGCCTTTCGGGCACTGCGTACGAACATTGATTTCTCCTCTGTAGATGAACAGATCCAGATTATTATGGTCACTTCTTCCGGACCGGAGGAAGGAAAATCAACCGTTACTGCTAACCTGGCGGCTGCATACGCGCAGGCCGATAAGAAGGTGCTGCTGATTGACGGTGACTTGCGTAAGCCAACGGCGCATAAGACTTTTTCTCTGAGTAACCGGTACGGGTTGTCCTCCCTGCTCTCGCAGCAGGCGAATCTGTCCGAGGTGATTCAGGAATCCGGTGTGAACAACCTCTCACTGATGACCTCCGGCCCGATTCCTCCGAACCCTGCGGAGATGATGGCCTCCAACCGGATGAGTGCGGTGCTTCAGGAGCTGCGCCAGTTATTTGATGTAATTCTTATTGATACTCCGCCGCTATTGGCTGTTACAGATGCACAGATTGTTGCGTCCAAGAGTGATGGCGTAATCATGGTGGTCAGCTACGGTAAAGTGAAGCGCGATATTGCAGCGAAGGCCAAGGACAATCTGGACCGGGTCGGGGCTAAGATGCTGGGCGTGGTCCTTAACAACGTGAAGCGCAAGGCCAGTGAGGGCTACTACTATTACTACTATGGCAATTGA